The Citrifermentans bemidjiense Bem genome window below encodes:
- a CDS encoding type III pantothenate kinase, with translation MLLVIDVGNSNIVLGIYDEERLVRDWRVSTDKSKTIDEYGILFHDLFRLADIVFTDVKDIIISSVVPTLTGVLEKLSRQYFKISPYVVGPGIKTGMPIHYDNPKEVGADRIVNAIAGFEKYRTALIIVDFGTATTFDYVNKKGEYCGGAIAPGLAISMEALFMKASKLPRVDIARPPSIIAKNTVNSMQAGIFFGYVGLVDGIVQRMKGEGKENPKVIATGGLASLIAPESVTIEEVDEFLTLEGLRIIYQRNK, from the coding sequence TTGCTTTTGGTTATCGACGTCGGGAACAGCAACATCGTTCTCGGGATATACGATGAAGAACGCCTGGTCCGGGACTGGAGGGTATCCACCGACAAGTCCAAGACTATCGACGAGTACGGCATCTTGTTCCACGACCTGTTCCGCCTGGCGGACATCGTCTTCACCGACGTGAAGGACATCATCATCTCCTCGGTGGTGCCGACCCTAACCGGCGTGCTGGAGAAGCTCTCCCGCCAGTACTTCAAGATTTCGCCTTACGTGGTCGGCCCCGGCATCAAGACCGGCATGCCGATCCACTACGATAACCCCAAGGAAGTCGGGGCGGACCGCATCGTTAACGCCATCGCCGGGTTCGAGAAGTACCGCACGGCGCTCATCATCGTCGATTTCGGCACCGCCACCACCTTCGACTACGTCAACAAGAAGGGTGAGTACTGCGGCGGCGCCATCGCACCGGGGCTCGCCATCTCCATGGAGGCCCTGTTCATGAAGGCGAGCAAGCTGCCGCGGGTCGATATCGCCCGCCCCCCCAGCATCATCGCCAAGAACACGGTGAACTCCATGCAGGCCGGGATCTTCTTCGGCTACGTGGGGCTTGTGGACGGGATCGTGCAACGGATGAAAGGGGAGGGGAAGGAGAACCCCAAGGTAATCGCCACCGGGGGGCTCGCCTCCCTGATAGCGCCTGAGTCCGTCACCATCGAGGAGGTGGACGAGTTCCTCACCTTGGAGGGGCTGCGCATCATCTACCAGAGGAATAAATAA
- a CDS encoding biotin--[acetyl-CoA-carboxylase] ligase, with translation MKESGVDGKILELFRSGDGVVSGAALSKALGVSRTAVWKHVKGLRGKGYQIEAVPSKGYRLLSSPEILTNLDITAGLGTKRVGSSVICLKETDSTNSVAFKMAEEGAPEGTVVIADTQSAGKGRLGRIWLSPPGVNLYCSVVLRPAIAPVAACQLTFLSVVAVARAVERCTNLKPQIKWPNDILINGKKVAGLLNEMNAETEKVNFVVLGIGVNLNLRMAVISEGLLRHPATSLLEEGGEEVDRLRFTRALLEELDQLYDNFLVQGDGPVRAEWLARSAIKGRSVRVSQQNREFSGVVQGVDSFGALLVLLGDGTLETVLSGDVAFI, from the coding sequence TTGAAAGAATCCGGAGTAGACGGGAAAATCCTGGAACTGTTCCGCTCCGGAGACGGTGTGGTATCCGGCGCCGCGCTCAGCAAGGCGCTGGGGGTTTCGCGAACCGCAGTCTGGAAGCACGTCAAGGGGTTAAGGGGCAAAGGGTACCAGATCGAAGCTGTCCCCTCCAAGGGGTACCGGCTGCTCTCCTCCCCCGAAATTCTCACCAATCTCGACATCACCGCCGGCCTCGGCACCAAGAGGGTCGGCTCCTCGGTCATCTGCCTCAAGGAGACCGATTCCACCAACTCCGTCGCCTTCAAGATGGCGGAGGAGGGGGCTCCCGAAGGGACCGTGGTCATCGCCGACACCCAGTCGGCCGGCAAGGGGCGGCTAGGTCGGATCTGGCTCAGCCCCCCCGGAGTGAACCTTTACTGCTCCGTGGTACTGCGCCCGGCGATAGCCCCGGTGGCTGCCTGCCAGCTCACCTTCCTCTCGGTGGTCGCCGTGGCCCGCGCCGTCGAGCGCTGCACCAACCTTAAGCCGCAGATCAAGTGGCCCAACGACATCCTGATCAACGGGAAAAAGGTTGCCGGGCTTCTGAACGAGATGAATGCTGAGACCGAGAAGGTGAACTTCGTGGTTCTTGGCATCGGGGTCAACCTTAACCTCCGCATGGCCGTCATCAGCGAAGGACTTTTGCGCCACCCCGCGACCTCGCTCCTGGAGGAGGGGGGAGAGGAGGTGGACCGGCTGAGGTTCACCCGCGCCCTTTTAGAGGAACTGGACCAGCTGTACGACAATTTTCTGGTGCAAGGGGACGGACCGGTCCGGGCCGAGTGGCTGGCGCGTTCCGCTATCAAGGGGCGCAGCGTAAGGGTGAGCCAGCAAAACCGCGAATTCAGCGGCGTGGTGCAGGGTGTGGATTCCTTCGGGGCGCTCCTGGTGCTCCTGGGCGACGGCACCCTGGAAACGGTGCTGTCCGGGGACGTCGCGTTCATCTAA
- the nadC gene encoding carboxylating nicotinate-nucleotide diphosphorylase, whose product MNQIDKIIDNALAEDIHTGDITTLSVLRKPRQMRARLVAKEPMVLAGIAVAERVFSRIDASVSFKAEFSDGDSLAKGDVIARMEGNAASLLQGERVSLNLLQRMCGIATQTAAYVKELEGTGARVVDTRKTTPGLRVLEKYSVRVGGGTNHRTGLYDGVLIKENHIAAAGGILQAVSAARAYIAHTLKVEVETENLDQVAQAVEAGADIIMLDNMGLEEMTKAVQMIGKRALVEASGGVNLQTIKSIAQTGVDIISVGALTHSVRATDISMLMEEV is encoded by the coding sequence ATGAACCAAATTGACAAGATAATCGATAACGCCCTCGCCGAAGACATCCACACCGGTGACATAACCACCCTCTCAGTTTTACGCAAGCCGCGCCAGATGCGCGCCAGATTGGTCGCCAAGGAACCGATGGTCCTGGCGGGGATCGCCGTGGCCGAGCGCGTTTTCTCCCGCATCGACGCCAGTGTCAGCTTCAAGGCGGAGTTCTCCGACGGCGATAGCCTCGCCAAGGGGGACGTCATCGCCCGCATGGAAGGAAACGCCGCCTCGCTTTTGCAGGGGGAGCGGGTCTCTCTGAACCTCTTGCAGCGCATGTGCGGCATCGCCACCCAGACCGCAGCCTACGTGAAGGAGCTGGAAGGAACCGGCGCCCGCGTCGTCGACACCAGGAAGACCACCCCGGGACTGCGCGTGCTTGAGAAATACTCGGTAAGGGTAGGTGGGGGGACCAACCACCGCACCGGGCTCTACGACGGCGTGCTCATCAAGGAAAACCACATAGCAGCCGCCGGCGGGATCCTCCAGGCGGTGAGCGCCGCCCGCGCCTACATCGCGCACACCCTCAAGGTCGAGGTGGAGACCGAGAATCTCGACCAGGTGGCGCAAGCGGTTGAGGCCGGCGCCGACATCATCATGCTCGACAACATGGGACTCGAAGAGATGACGAAGGCCGTCCAGATGATCGGCAAAAGGGCGCTGGTCGAGGCCTCGGGCGGGGTGAATCTGCAGACCATCAAATCCATCGCCCAGACCGGGGTGGACATCATATCGGTCGGGGCCTTGACCCACTCGGTCAGGGCCACCGACATCTCCATGCTGATGGAGGAAGTTTGA
- a CDS encoding DUF4124 domain-containing protein, whose translation MKTCLPFFLTISLLIPAPASSAFYQWTDAKGVVHMTDDAHKVPKQYKGKATRIEVKEPARLPEAAPPEPGPAADLAAPAAGRGEASVPGGHDETWWRAQFGELRSELKTLQAARSQKEQKLVELRRRRAIFQRSRDRAAINEAEAQASADDARIGDLLNRIAALDLAASKAGVPAEWRQ comes from the coding sequence ATGAAAACTTGCCTGCCCTTTTTCCTGACTATTTCCCTGCTGATCCCAGCCCCCGCTAGTTCCGCTTTTTACCAATGGACCGATGCCAAAGGTGTCGTCCACATGACCGACGATGCCCACAAGGTGCCCAAGCAGTATAAGGGAAAGGCGACGCGCATCGAGGTGAAGGAACCGGCCCGGCTCCCGGAGGCTGCGCCCCCCGAGCCGGGCCCTGCCGCGGATCTCGCCGCGCCTGCTGCCGGCAGGGGGGAAGCGAGCGTTCCCGGGGGGCACGACGAGACATGGTGGCGCGCCCAGTTCGGAGAGCTTAGGTCGGAGCTGAAAACGCTGCAGGCGGCACGCAGCCAAAAGGAGCAGAAACTGGTCGAACTGAGGCGGCGCAGGGCCATCTTCCAGCGTTCGCGTGACCGGGCGGCGATAAATGAGGCGGAGGCGCAGGCCTCGGCTGACGACGCCCGCATCGGCGATCTGTTGAACCGGATAGCCGCCTTGGACCTAGCAGCGTCCAAGGCAGGGGTCCCCGCGGAGTGGCGACAGTAG
- a CDS encoding cytochrome c3 family protein gives MQFRLATLTLLIVCLLPVAVLAKETKDIKFPLQNADAVVFSHDVHLKKYNNNCRICHNAIFNLKLKRHFTMAEMEKTKSCGACHTGVKAFSVADDKSCVKCHKGKPRDIQFKVKNAGQTVFSHSNHLAKLKGECRACHNGVVITGKEGRVTMAQMEKGKTCGACHNGKRAFTVAGNCGNCHKGMKPREISFKSKGVTNAVFSHDFHIEAFSCKDCHTKIYPFQAGVKHFTMADMAKGKSCGACHNGKEAFSSNGDCNKCHKGYKPGTVTFKTESGDVKFSHDFHLEAYKCADCHTKLFPFKAGAKHSTMGDMEHGKSCGACHNGKDAFSSNGDCDKCHKM, from the coding sequence ATGCAGTTTCGCCTCGCCACCCTTACGCTTCTCATTGTCTGCCTTCTGCCAGTCGCAGTGTTGGCAAAGGAGACAAAGGACATCAAATTCCCTCTTCAGAATGCTGACGCTGTCGTTTTCAGCCATGATGTCCACCTGAAGAAATATAACAACAATTGCAGGATCTGTCACAACGCTATCTTCAATCTTAAGTTAAAGCGTCATTTCACCATGGCCGAGATGGAAAAGACTAAGTCCTGCGGCGCTTGCCATACCGGTGTCAAGGCTTTCAGCGTAGCGGACGACAAGAGCTGCGTCAAATGCCACAAAGGCAAGCCGCGTGACATTCAGTTTAAAGTGAAAAACGCAGGGCAGACCGTTTTCAGCCACAGCAACCACCTTGCCAAACTGAAGGGCGAGTGCAGAGCCTGCCATAACGGCGTGGTCATCACCGGCAAGGAAGGGCGCGTCACCATGGCCCAGATGGAGAAAGGCAAAACCTGCGGCGCCTGCCACAACGGCAAGCGGGCCTTCACGGTAGCCGGCAACTGCGGCAACTGCCACAAAGGGATGAAGCCGCGCGAGATCAGCTTCAAGTCAAAGGGCGTCACCAACGCGGTGTTCAGCCACGACTTCCATATCGAAGCGTTCTCCTGCAAGGATTGCCACACCAAGATCTACCCCTTCCAGGCCGGCGTGAAGCACTTCACCATGGCTGACATGGCTAAAGGGAAGTCCTGCGGGGCCTGCCACAACGGCAAAGAGGCCTTCTCCTCCAACGGCGACTGCAACAAGTGCCACAAAGGGTACAAGCCCGGCACGGTCACCTTCAAGACCGAGAGCGGCGATGTGAAATTCAGCCACGACTTCCACCTGGAAGCTTACAAGTGCGCTGACTGCCACACCAAGCTCTTCCCGTTCAAGGCCGGTGCCAAGCACTCCACCATGGGCGACATGGAGCATGGCAAATCCTGCGGCGCCTGCCACAACGGCAAGGACGCATTCTCCTCCAACGGCGACTGCGACAAGTGCCACAAGATGTAA
- a CDS encoding phosphatase PAP2 family protein — MFRLPHCAALFALLITLFRPAPAMSISSEIVGHAVMTAIPVSAIAVAYFRHDVEGEKQWLRNTIANQTLTSIARLGFNETSLGRRPTGNGYGFPSGHVAFAASGAAFYSERYGWMYGVPAWLATAYVANNRVQNHDHHWRDVIASMALSYGVGKLFVTPENASYVAPVIGPDWLGLRWERSF; from the coding sequence ATGTTCAGACTACCGCATTGCGCAGCCCTGTTCGCCCTCCTGATTACACTCTTCAGACCTGCTCCGGCAATGAGCATCTCATCGGAAATAGTAGGTCATGCCGTAATGACAGCCATACCAGTGTCAGCCATCGCCGTCGCCTACTTCAGACACGACGTGGAAGGCGAAAAGCAATGGCTGCGCAACACGATCGCCAACCAGACCCTCACCTCCATCGCGCGGCTCGGCTTCAACGAGACCAGCCTCGGTAGGCGCCCCACAGGCAACGGCTACGGCTTCCCATCCGGGCACGTCGCCTTCGCCGCTTCCGGTGCCGCCTTCTACAGCGAGCGCTACGGCTGGATGTACGGGGTCCCAGCCTGGCTCGCCACCGCATACGTGGCCAACAACCGGGTTCAGAACCACGACCATCACTGGCGCGACGTCATAGCGTCGATGGCGCTATCCTACGGGGTGGGCAAGCTCTTCGTGACGCCCGAAAACGCGAGCTACGTAGCCCCGGTGATCGGGCCGGACTGGCTGGGACTAAGGTGGGAACGATCCTTCTAA
- a CDS encoding DUF72 domain-containing protein, which translates to MAKLNLGCSGFSYKHWRGNFYPDDVSQKAWFAFYRSVFATVELNVTFYRIPTQETFRHWYEQSGKNFSFAVKGSRYITHIKRLVDVESALARFFGAAQELQEKLQVVLWQFPPQFKADLPALERFLDQVAQYHVRNTLEFRNQSWLTDEVVALCKSRNISLCMADHPPFIDTLPVTADFVYIRRHGMEGSYNGFYTSEQLEKDAARIRSYLDRQLDVYIYYNNDMGGAAPQNAQELASMLKEPD; encoded by the coding sequence ATGGCAAAGCTAAACCTGGGGTGCAGCGGTTTCAGCTACAAGCATTGGCGGGGCAACTTCTATCCGGACGACGTCTCGCAAAAGGCGTGGTTCGCCTTCTACCGCTCGGTCTTTGCTACGGTCGAGTTAAACGTAACCTTCTACCGCATCCCCACGCAGGAAACCTTCAGGCACTGGTACGAGCAAAGCGGCAAGAACTTCTCGTTTGCCGTCAAGGGGAGCCGGTACATCACCCACATAAAAAGGCTGGTGGACGTCGAGAGCGCGCTGGCCAGATTCTTCGGAGCCGCGCAAGAGCTTCAGGAGAAATTGCAGGTGGTACTTTGGCAGTTCCCGCCGCAATTCAAAGCGGATCTTCCCGCGCTGGAAAGATTTCTGGATCAGGTGGCGCAGTATCACGTCAGAAACACGCTTGAATTCAGGAACCAGAGCTGGCTCACCGACGAAGTGGTAGCCCTTTGCAAGAGCCGCAACATCTCACTGTGCATGGCGGACCACCCCCCGTTCATCGACACCCTCCCCGTCACGGCGGACTTCGTCTACATCCGCAGGCACGGCATGGAGGGGAGCTACAACGGGTTCTATACGAGCGAACAGCTGGAAAAGGATGCGGCGAGGATCAGGAGCTACCTGGACCGGCAGCTCGACGTGTACATCTATTACAACAACGACATGGGCGGAGCTGCACCCCAGAACGCGCAGGAACTGGCTTCCATGCTGAAGGAACCCGACTAG
- a CDS encoding YaeQ family protein, with the protein MALPSTIYRASVQLSDLDRQIYEQLQTTIAQHPSETAERLLARLLAYALCFREELVFTKGVGSGDEPDLWSKGPDGRVQLWVEVGLPDPEKLAKSCRHVERAILFAFGSGLNRWLPQHQVKLASIPNLTVVALDFGFLSQLATDLQRVISWSLTVTEGNLYLTVGDQTLESALQQVSGPPL; encoded by the coding sequence ATGGCACTTCCCTCTACGATTTACCGCGCTTCAGTGCAGCTTTCCGATCTCGACCGCCAGATCTACGAGCAACTGCAGACCACCATCGCGCAACACCCCTCCGAAACTGCGGAAAGGCTCTTGGCTCGCCTGCTGGCGTATGCCCTGTGCTTCCGCGAGGAGCTCGTCTTCACCAAGGGGGTCGGCTCCGGCGACGAGCCGGATCTCTGGAGCAAGGGGCCCGATGGGAGGGTGCAACTGTGGGTCGAGGTGGGGCTCCCCGATCCCGAAAAGCTCGCCAAGTCCTGCCGGCACGTCGAGCGCGCCATCCTCTTTGCCTTCGGTTCCGGGCTGAACCGCTGGCTGCCGCAGCATCAGGTGAAGCTCGCCTCGATCCCCAACCTGACCGTTGTCGCTCTCGATTTCGGTTTCCTTTCACAACTTGCCACAGACCTGCAGCGCGTCATCTCCTGGTCCCTCACCGTCACCGAAGGGAACCTCTATCTCACCGTAGGCGATCAGACTCTGGAGAGCGCTCTGCAGCAGGTAAGCGGTCCGCCGCTTTGA
- a CDS encoding YkgJ family cysteine cluster protein has product MQEVLTKFRILLDKVDAWFARSMELYPESIACKSGCSACCRSTFDITLLDAYYLKLGFDQLPEATRETVLVKCRDRLALMREAWPEFDHPYLLNYRDEEEWEVLMPDEDETPCVLLGDDGRCLVYQTRPMTCRLHGIPLVDTGGEVMHDEWCTMNFTDADPLRMDGLRAPFDEMLHEEVALFREFTTALVGERLSEVDTLIPTALLIDFENCDWRGVLKSDTGQPQGLD; this is encoded by the coding sequence ATGCAAGAAGTACTGACTAAATTTCGGATTTTGCTCGATAAGGTCGATGCCTGGTTCGCCCGCTCGATGGAGCTCTACCCGGAGAGCATCGCCTGCAAGAGCGGCTGCTCTGCCTGCTGCCGCTCCACCTTTGACATCACGCTCCTCGACGCCTATTACCTGAAGCTCGGGTTCGACCAGCTCCCCGAGGCCACCAGGGAGACGGTGCTGGTCAAGTGCCGCGACAGGCTCGCCCTGATGCGCGAGGCATGGCCCGAGTTCGACCACCCGTACCTCTTGAACTACCGCGACGAGGAGGAGTGGGAAGTTCTCATGCCCGACGAGGATGAGACCCCCTGTGTGCTGCTGGGAGATGACGGCCGTTGCCTGGTCTACCAAACCCGCCCCATGACCTGCCGGCTGCACGGCATACCGCTGGTCGATACCGGCGGCGAGGTCATGCACGACGAGTGGTGCACCATGAACTTCACCGATGCCGACCCGCTCCGGATGGACGGGCTCAGGGCCCCCTTCGACGAGATGCTGCACGAGGAGGTGGCGCTTTTCAGGGAGTTTACGACGGCACTTGTAGGCGAAAGGCTTAGCGAAGTGGACACCTTGATACCGACCGCGCTTTTGATCGATTTCGAGAACTGCGACTGGCGCGGCGTGCTGAAAAGCGATACCGGACAACCTCAAGGATTGGATTAA